cacaatatcgagaaacctgttaaaaaaaaagaaaaagttcgtacttaccgagaacttccctcccggccgttgccttggtcacgcgtccttggtgacgcgcctctcttgacatcgggccccacctccctggatgacgcggcagtccatgtgaccgctgcagcctgtgcttggcctgtgattggctggagctgtcacttggactgaattgtcatcccgggaggtcagactggaggaagaagccgggagttatcggtaagtcagaacttcgtttttttttttacaggttcatgtatattgggatcggaagtcactgtccatggtgctgaaacagattaactctttcagcaccctgtacagtgactatctcctgacgtcgcataccggaaatttttttgccgggttcggccaaaacgagttcggccgaacccggtgaagttcggttcggttgtcctggttcgctcatctcaaagacactccgtttggatgtttggaaacagaaaatcacgtggtgcttttctgtttacattcatacttttgacagctggtgcgctgtttcagtcggttcgcacggaagtgcttccgtgcgacctgcgtggttttcacgcacccattgacttcaatgggtgcgtggtgcgtgaaatacgcggagatattgagcatgtcgcgctttttgcgcagctgacaaacgctgcgcaaaaagcacggactgtctgtactgccccatagacttgtattggtctgtgcgtggcgcgtgaaaaccacgcggcccgcatggacccaatacacgctcgtgtgaatcccccctatttCTGAGTTTTTAGAACATCACGCTTCGGTCTCCACCCCGCTTCCGGTGCAGTGGGAAGCTTTGAAGAGCGTTTTGAGATGCATATTCATACAGCAAGGTTCGATCACGGAAAGATGCATGCGCCTGATCCAGTAAATTTCTCAAAGAATCGTTTATTACGAACACTTGAATAAATGAGGTAGACCATTAGCTAGATTGCTTCACCCACGGGCTCCTAACTCTTTTACTACGGTGATCAAGTCAGGGTGTACATAACTTTCGGGAGCATTACCAATCCTTATACAACCTTAAGGGTCCTCTAGCAGACATGTCACCTAGTGATCTCCAACGGAAAATTGACTTATATGTTACGAAGACGGCTTTGCCGGAACTACATGTGACTGAGACTTCCTTGACGAGTGAGGCCTTCTCAGAATCGGAAGTGCATGGGGTCATTAAATCTGCCCCGTCAGGTAAGAGTCCGGGCCCGGATGGTTTCCCGACGTCCTTTTACAAGGCTTTTCTTCCTCAGCTTCTTCCATTTATGACTAGGGTATATAATTCTGTTACAACTACGATGCCCTTTACTCCACAAACGTTATCGGCTACCATTACAGTTATTGCAAAACCGGGGAAAGATCCCGCTATCTGTGCTAATTATCGCCCGATTTCCCTGATAAATGTGGATGTTAAACACTACTCTAAGGCAATTGCAAATAGGTTAGCCCTTCTTCTCCCACGGATCATTTACTCAGATCAAGCTGGGTTTGTCCTTTGTAGAGAAGCGAGGTACAATACTAATAAAACTATTCTCCTAATGTCATATGTGAAGAAAATGTCAATACCCACATGTTTAGTATCAGTCGACGCGGAGAAAGCTTTCGATCGGGTACATTGGGTATTTTTGCAGTCGGCCTTAAACTAGATAGGTATTGGTCCTGTAATGTTGGAAAGGATCCTTTCTCTCTATCAGAAACTTACAGCTAGAGTTAGGGCCAATGGTGTTTTCTCTACGTCCTTGCAGATTGCTAATGGaaccagacagggatgccctctgTCTCCATTACTATATGTTATCACAATCGAACATTTGGCGATGGCTCTCCACAATTCTCCTGATATCTCATGGATTAGAATAGGACGGGAGCATCATAAACTGGCTTTATATGCGGACGACCTTTTACTTTTTGTTACTAATCCCGTGATTTCCTTTCCGGTGCTCATTCGGGAATTTGAGACGTTTGGTTAGGTCAGTCATTTCAAGGTAAACTATACAAAAACTGAAGCAATTAACATTTCCCTTTCTAATGAGGTGCTAGATCTCCTGCGGTCATCCTTCTCTTTTAAATGGCAATTGAGATCTATCAAGTACTTGGGGGTTCAGATTCGTGGTGCTCTGGCGCATTTGTACTCCCTTAATTATCCTCCCTTACTACAACTTACTCTCACAAATTAACAATCTTATGACAGAGCACAGCTGTGCAATGGTTTGGTCGTATTAATGCTATCAAAATGGATATTCTCCCACGTTTTTtgttcctatttcaggccatcccTGTTCTGGTTCCTAAGGCATTTTTTAAGACTTTGGAAACAGCATTTCGTAAGTTTGTCTGGGGCACTCTGAGGCCGCGGCCCAGTTTGAGATCGCTGTCTCGCCCAAAACTGAAGGGGGGAGTGGGACTCCCTAATTTGTTGGTGTATCACCAAGCTGTCATTCTTTCAAGAGCTGTAGATTGGTTTCACaacggccttaaagggaatgtgttgcctgaaaaacatgttttttttactttaattaaacaattagtgtgtaggtgattaaacattgttccaattttttttttttttttcacgagtcaggaaatattataaattggattcaattggattcaattttatagtatttaccatttctggtcactagatggagccattctcaaaattgcagcattgcatgtggtaaagcaaccacatagcttttctgctgcaaattttgggaaaagtgactcgctctagtgagctcacagaatcccccctcccttatcctggcaagtgccaggagagggaggggtttcaatgtcttcaaacctccttacattgtgtgccgccattttcaaaGCGACTACACAGTGGAAGGAGGTTGTACTGCGAGCATACCTGCGAGGAGACGCTCTGAGGAggaccaggaccatcgaggcggaccaggaccatcgaggcggaccaggaccatcgaggcggacgaggaccatcgaggcggaccaggaccagcgaGGGGACACTTCGAGGACGAGGCGGCCAAGGAAGGACGAGGTGTACCAGTGTGTCGGACGtggaaggacgagcgaggcgacggaggaggagcagcgagtcggacgaggaggacaaggaaggacgaggtgtaccagggaatcggacgtggaaggacgagcgaggcgacggaggaggacgagcgaggcgacggaggaggacgagcgaggcgacgtaggaggacgagcgaggcgacttGGGAGGACCACCGTGGGGGAACAGCGAGGCGGTAAGTAACGCCGAAATAGGCATCATGTGTGGCatcatgtgtggcatcatataagggAGGCCTATGTCGGCATATACTGGAGGCCTGTGCcatcatacgggaggcctgtgccatcatacgggaggcctgtggcatcatatcagggaggcctgtggcatcatataggggaggcctgtggcatcatataggggaggcctgtggcatcatataggggaggtctgtggcatcatatcagggaggcctgtgccatcatacgggaggcctgtggcatcatatcatggagccatatcagggaggcctgtggcatcatataggggaggcctgtggcatcatataagggaggtctgtggcatcatatcagggaggcctgtggcatcatatacgggaggcctgtgtcagcatatcatggaggcctgtggcagcaaaaGCAGTGTGTCATCATTTCCAGTGTTGTAGCGTATACGTTGTtggagcgtatacgttgtggcagcgtatacgttgtggctgcgtataccttgtggcagcgtataccttgtgtcagcgtataccttgtgtcagcgtatacgttgtcagagtataccttgtggcagcgtataccttgtggcagcgtataccttgtggcagcgtataccttgtggcagcgtataccttgtggcagcgtataccttttggcagcgtataccttgtggcagcgtataccttgtggcagcgtataccttgtggcagcgtataccttgtggcagcgtataccttgtggcagcgtataccttgtggcagcgtataccttgtgtcagcgtatacgttgtgtcagcgtatacgttgtggcagcgtataccttctggcagcgtataccttgtggcagcgtataccttgtgtcagcgtatacgttgtggcagcgtataggttgtgtcagcgtataccttgtggcagcgtataccttgtggcagcgtataccttgtggcagcgtatacgttgtgtcagcgtatacgttgtgtcagcgtatacgttgtggcagcgtataccttctggcagcgtataccttgtggcagcgtataccttgtggcagcgtatacgttgtgtcagcgtataggttgtgtcagcgtataccttgtgtcagcgtataccttgtggcagcgtataccttgtggcagcgtataccttgtggcagcgtataccttgtgtcagcgtataccttgtgtcagcgtatacgttgtgtcagcgtatacgttgtgtcagcgtataggttgtggcagcgtataccttgtggcagcgtataccttgtgtcagcgtataggttgtgtcagcgtataggttgtgtcagcgtataggttgtgtcagcgtataggttgtgtcagcgtataggttgtgtcagcgtataggttgtgtcagcgtataggttgtgtcagcgtataggttgtgtcagcgtataggttgtgtcagcgtataggttgtggcagcgtataccttgtggcagcgtataccttgtggcagcgtataccttgtggcagcgtataccttgtggcagcgtatacgttgtgtcagcgtatacgttgtgtcagcgtatacgttgtgtcagcgtataccttgtggcagcgtataccttgtggcagcgtatacgttgtatcagcgtataggttgtgtcagcgtataccttgtgtcagcgtataccttgtggcagcgtataccttgtggcagcgtataccttgtggcagcgtataccttgtgtcagcgtatacgttgtgtcagcgtataggttgtggcagcgtataccttgtggcagcgtataggttgtggcatcataacattggaggcctgtgtcatcataccaagggagggcagtggcagcatttacagagtggcagcatttacagagtggcagcatttacagagtggcagcatttacagagtggcagcatttacagagtggcagcatttacagagtggcagcatttacagtgtggcagcatttccagtgtggcagctaTTTGTACATCACTTTATCTAATCCCACAATGTGTGTGACTTTTTGAACAGCAGTTTACCAGAAGGAGAGGGAGCGTGCCAGTGAAAACACAACCGTGAGGAGTGTATTCGAGGAGCATAGATACTTTGAACAGGTGCGGGAGCGAGGGGACTACCCCAAACGTCCAATAATTGCAATTTatggttttttatatatattattgtacTTATTTTAACAGGAGGCAAAGCAACGCTATCAGATACAGACGACGACAGCAGCAACCAGAGCGGATTACCACCGTGGAGACGAACAGGCCATTCTGAGCAGCATAAGTTACGAATTATAGAAAGTAAGTAATCCCTAACATAGGGAGTTAATATAAACATACATGACACACAAGTTCACCAGAGGAGCCAAACTATGCAGAGTGATCAGACAGGGATGTCATTCTTCCAAAGCGACCATGTTGCGCAAAGTGCAACGCTTGAAGTTGATCAATCcattcatacattttttattttattcttctgtAGGAAATATAACTTTGACATGCCGCATGATTGGCTGAAACGTTCTGTAATACAATGTGAAGGTACGGTGGTAATATGTGACAAAGCAAGGTGTTTTCACCAGCTGCTAAAGGTCCGGTTGGATgatgagatgagaaaaaaaaagttgttttcatCTGCTGATGAAGGTCCAGTTCGATGATGTGACAAAGCAAGGTGTTTGCAACTGCTGCTAAAGGCTCCGGTTTGATGATGAGATGAGGAAAAAAAGTTGTTTTCTTCTGCTGGTGAAGGTCCAGAAACATGATGTGACGAAGCAAGGTTTTTTCATCTGCTGATAACTTCTTTGTGATTGTCGTTGACATGTGTGTATTTTCAAAGTAAATCTCTTTTACATTTTCGTCTTCCAATTTCTACTTTTATATGTTGGTCCCTATCCGTCAATGTTGACTTTTTAACTGAACTCTTTGTTTGTGACTATGTaacaaaaactttttgtgttCTGCATGTAAATTTTATATTTGTGTTTATGATGGAACACTTCTTCTGTGTTACTTTGGAAGGCAGTTATGgcttcatcaataaaaaaaaattggtttataAATGCTATTCTCTTTAATTCACTGTctctattacataaaaaaaaaaaaaaaaaaaatgggttggtcAGGCAAAAAAAGTATACTCAAACATTGACATGGTGAAACTGTCTGGCACTGAGATCATTGACGGTTTTACAATGATCGTCTAAAACGACACACTATTTTGTGCCTTGGTCAACCGTAAATTCCCAGTGCCAAACAGTTACCTATAAACAATGTAACATGTTGAATACTCACTTC
This genomic stretch from Rhinoderma darwinii isolate aRhiDar2 chromosome 4, aRhiDar2.hap1, whole genome shotgun sequence harbors:
- the LOC142761111 gene encoding uncharacterized protein LOC142761111 — protein: MSSNLLTLCAAIFKATTQWKEVVLRAYLRGDALRRTRTIEADQDHRGGPGPSRRTRTIEADQDQRGDTSRTRRPRKDEVYQCVGRGRTSEATEEEQRVGRGGQGRTRCTRESDVEGRARRRRRTSEATEEDERGDVGGRARRLGRTTVGEQRGGGKATLSDTDDDSSNQSGLPPWRRTGHSEQHKLRIIERNITLTCRMIG